The Petrotoga sibirica DSM 13575 genome includes a window with the following:
- a CDS encoding winged helix-turn-helix transcriptional regulator encodes MQDNEILILEELEKNSNITQRDLSEKTGLSLGMVNLLLKKFIKKGFVKLERLNSKSFRYILTPEGFKEKSKKTIEYMKIYYRRTLLIKQNIERTTQRYGRNRTYVLFGKDKEMNEIIEGILKELGVKYITENDVEKIESTNVVLYWNVEDKEKLEGLNCEFLMDRI; translated from the coding sequence ATGCAAGATAATGAGATACTCATTTTAGAAGAATTAGAAAAGAATTCCAATATAACTCAAAGAGACCTTTCAGAAAAAACAGGGTTATCCTTAGGAATGGTGAATTTACTTTTAAAAAAGTTCATCAAAAAAGGGTTTGTCAAATTAGAAAGGTTAAACAGCAAGAGTTTCAGGTACATATTAACGCCAGAAGGATTCAAAGAAAAGAGTAAAAAGACAATTGAATATATGAAGATATACTATAGAAGGACGTTGTTGATAAAACAAAACATAGAAAGAACAACACAAAGATATGGAAGAAATAGAACTTACGTTCTATTTGGGAAAGATAAAGAGATGAATGAAATAATAGAAGGGATATTGAAAGAATTGGGAGTTAAATACATAACAGAAAACGATGTTGAAAAAATAGAAAGTACAAATGTTGTACTATACTGGAATGTGGAAGATAAGGAAAAACTTGAAGGGTTGAATTGTGAGTTTTTGATGGATCGCATTTAA
- a CDS encoding exopolysaccharide biosynthesis polyprenyl glycosylphosphotransferase has translation MRKAAVHLLDITLIFIMNTFILDLPITISTISSLIIYLGIYSFRTYDTETMKSYIESLIKTTVGTLVSFIVILIIYFFLSKYFNRYFFLTNLLYTITLLPIIHKIEYNIYEKHMPVKNYLVIGRKEEIGNIMEEISEKALNKIKFTQYINPNPVTLDEIIKQNTQKTLTQTIHGIVITDPELEEKVKPQIQTYKAEGLEIQYLPNMVEKYLKRIPIEVAQRFKEYYEVVFQKVEEYPSKRFLDIIISTIALVILSPVILILSLIIRIEDGKPVIYTQERIGLNNEKFTMHKFRSMKNNTENSNAKFATDEQDRILKIGKIIRPIRLDEILQFYDILKGDMSFVGPRPEQTKFVEEYNELIPFYWARHKLKPGLTGWAQIMYKYSSNLEEVKTKLSYDLYYVKNRDIFLDVNIVFKTIEAVFWKRGAV, from the coding sequence ATGCGAAAAGCAGCGGTTCACTTATTAGACATAACGCTCATATTCATTATGAACACTTTCATATTAGACCTACCAATAACCATCTCAACAATCTCATCTCTAATAATATACCTCGGGATATATTCTTTCAGAACATACGACACAGAAACGATGAAAAGTTACATAGAATCTCTAATAAAAACCACCGTTGGAACTCTTGTGAGTTTCATCGTTATACTAATTATCTACTTCTTCCTCAGTAAGTACTTCAACAGATACTTTTTCCTCACCAACCTATTGTACACAATAACCCTCTTGCCAATAATACACAAAATAGAATATAATATCTACGAAAAACACATGCCTGTAAAAAATTACCTCGTAATAGGCAGAAAAGAAGAAATAGGCAACATAATGGAAGAAATCTCAGAAAAAGCGCTCAACAAAATAAAATTCACACAATACATAAACCCAAACCCAGTAACACTTGATGAAATAATAAAACAAAACACACAAAAAACATTAACCCAAACAATACACGGCATAGTAATAACAGACCCAGAACTAGAAGAAAAGGTAAAACCACAAATACAAACCTACAAAGCAGAAGGCTTAGAGATTCAATACTTACCAAACATGGTAGAAAAATACCTAAAACGCATACCAATAGAAGTTGCTCAGAGATTCAAAGAATATTACGAGGTGGTGTTTCAAAAAGTAGAGGAGTACCCTTCAAAGAGATTTCTTGATATAATAATATCGACCATCGCCTTAGTAATACTCTCCCCAGTGATACTAATACTATCTCTAATAATACGCATTGAAGATGGAAAACCAGTAATATACACACAAGAAAGAATAGGCCTCAACAACGAAAAATTCACAATGCACAAATTCAGAAGCATGAAAAATAACACAGAAAACAGCAACGCTAAATTTGCAACAGATGAACAAGACAGAATACTAAAAATAGGCAAAATTATTCGACCAATAAGACTCGATGAAATACTCCAGTTTTATGATATACTAAAAGGCGATATGTCTTTTGTAGGTCCTAGGCCTGAACAAACAAAATTTGTAGAAGAATACAACGAGCTCATCCCTTTTTATTGGGCAAGGCACAAACTAAAGCCAGGCTTAACAGGCTGGGCACAGATAATGTACAAATACTCTTCTAATTTAGAAGAAGTGAAAACAAAACTTAGCTATGACCTATACTACGTAAAAAACAGAGATATATTCCTAGACGTGAATATCGTGTTCAAAACCATAGAAGCGGTATTTTGGAAAAGGGGAGCGGTGTAG
- a CDS encoding polysaccharide pyruvyl transferase family protein — MNIYNKFIEEVDKNGLAYAMKKSIKHISRKTEKIRINNIIDSFKVLMSENNIIVYWWNSLDNFGDTLNPILIKKLFKKNAYHPNKIINFRNKTVYSAIGSILQIVNYKKLEIWGSGFIDENSFLKCEPVEIHAVRGPLTRMKLKQQGFYCPEVYGDPGLLVPKFYNPKVKKTFKLGIVAHYVDKDNKIINFLKNKYKEDILFIDIQGNWREVIDNINKCEIIASSSLHGIITADAYNIPSLWIKLSDKVSGGNFKFHDYMLSVGRKQMEPFLLNREYKLIDIINSVEDYKINIDLEKLVNSCPFKDIKNN, encoded by the coding sequence ATGAATATCTATAATAAATTCATTGAGGAAGTTGATAAAAATGGTCTTGCTTATGCTATGAAGAAAAGCATAAAACATATCTCTAGGAAAACAGAAAAAATACGTATAAATAATATTATTGATAGTTTTAAGGTTTTAATGTCTGAAAACAATATAATAGTTTATTGGTGGAATAGCTTAGATAACTTTGGGGACACTTTAAATCCAATATTAATAAAAAAACTATTTAAGAAGAACGCTTATCATCCAAATAAAATAATAAACTTCAGAAACAAAACTGTGTACTCTGCAATAGGTAGCATATTGCAAATTGTAAATTACAAAAAACTTGAAATTTGGGGATCAGGTTTTATAGATGAAAATAGTTTTTTAAAATGTGAACCAGTGGAAATACATGCCGTGAGAGGACCCTTGACTCGAATGAAGTTAAAACAACAAGGGTTTTATTGTCCGGAAGTTTATGGAGATCCTGGCTTACTCGTTCCAAAATTCTATAATCCAAAGGTTAAAAAAACCTTTAAATTAGGGATAGTAGCTCATTATGTGGATAAGGATAACAAAATCATAAATTTTTTAAAAAACAAATACAAAGAAGATATTTTATTTATCGATATACAAGGTAACTGGAGAGAAGTTATAGATAATATTAATAAATGCGAAATTATAGCATCTAGTTCATTACATGGAATTATTACTGCTGATGCATATAATATACCTTCCTTGTGGATAAAATTATCTGATAAAGTATCCGGAGGAAACTTCAAGTTTCATGATTATATGCTCTCAGTGGGAAGAAAACAAATGGAACCTTTTTTATTGAATAGGGAATATAAATTGATAGATATAATAAATTCAGTAGAAGATTATAAAATTAACATCGATCTTGAAAAATTAGTCAATAGTTGTCCATTCAAAGATATCAAGAACAATTAA
- a CDS encoding DUF2922 domain-containing protein, with protein sequence MRRLRMKFYDPAEGKSKTLSVDGVLETLTQAEIEPIMQSLIGVLVPTTAQVDEAEIVETTTNEVFNLIQ encoded by the coding sequence ATGAGAAGATTAAGAATGAAATTCTATGACCCAGCAGAAGGAAAAAGCAAAACCCTATCAGTAGACGGAGTATTAGAAACACTAACGCAAGCAGAAATAGAACCAATAATGCAAAGCTTGATAGGCGTATTAGTACCAACAACGGCACAAGTAGACGAAGCAGAAATCGTTGAAACAACGACAAATGAAGTGTTCAACCTCATTCAATAA
- a CDS encoding glycosyltransferase, producing the protein MKILHIINNLGSGGAEKLIEDLLPLMNNTDGVKVDLLLLTNENNVFDKKLTKSGIQIEIVPTNKIYNLLNIYYIRKYIKKGQYDVVNVHLFPSLYWASFASKLIFKNKPKFVFTEHSTHNQRREKGYLRIIEKFVYSSYDKIISISQQAEDNLIKWLKPKNNGRFIIIENGIDLKKFEEAKPYLKREINTKFDEDTKLICMVGRFSEAKDQPTLIKAMNHISSNVHLLLIGEGPLKEKNKELVKQINLEDRVHFLGFRDDVPRILKTVDIVVLSSNWEGLPLSAVEGMAAGKPLIGSNVPGIKEVVENYGLLFSKGNSEELANKINQLINDPLKYNKIAKKCQLRANSYNIEKMVDEYIEQYKILLNCKNRKIYKD; encoded by the coding sequence ATGAAAATACTTCACATCATTAATAACTTAGGGTCAGGAGGGGCGGAAAAATTAATCGAAGATTTATTACCCTTGATGAACAATACAGATGGAGTTAAAGTAGACTTACTCTTATTAACCAATGAAAATAATGTATTTGATAAAAAACTGACTAAGAGCGGTATTCAAATAGAAATTGTCCCAACGAATAAAATCTATAATCTTTTAAATATTTATTATATTAGAAAATATATCAAAAAAGGACAATACGATGTGGTGAATGTTCATTTATTCCCCTCTCTTTATTGGGCTTCCTTTGCTTCAAAATTAATATTTAAAAATAAACCCAAATTTGTTTTCACTGAGCATAGTACACACAACCAAAGAAGAGAGAAAGGATATTTGAGAATAATAGAGAAATTTGTATATTCTAGTTATGATAAAATAATTTCTATAAGTCAACAAGCTGAGGATAATCTTATCAAATGGTTAAAACCAAAAAATAACGGTCGATTCATAATCATCGAAAATGGAATAGATCTAAAAAAATTCGAAGAAGCTAAGCCCTATCTTAAACGTGAAATTAATACAAAGTTCGACGAAGATACGAAGCTTATTTGTATGGTAGGTAGATTTTCAGAAGCTAAAGATCAACCCACATTGATAAAAGCAATGAACCATATCTCCTCGAATGTTCATCTTTTGTTAATTGGAGAAGGCCCTTTAAAAGAAAAAAATAAAGAGTTAGTGAAGCAGATAAATTTAGAAGATAGGGTCCACTTTTTAGGATTTAGAGACGATGTGCCTAGAATTCTAAAAACCGTAGATATAGTTGTTTTGTCCTCTAATTGGGAAGGACTCCCTTTATCAGCTGTTGAAGGAATGGCTGCTGGGAAACCTTTAATAGGCAGCAACGTTCCAGGAATTAAAGAAGTCGTAGAGAATTATGGATTGTTGTTTTCAAAAGGCAATAGTGAAGAATTAGCTAACAAAATAAATCAGCTCATTAATGATCCACTAAAATATAACAAAATTGCCAAAAAATGTCAACTAAGAGCAAATTCTTACAATATAGAAAAAATGGTCGATGAATATATTGAGCAATATAAGATATTGTTAAACTGTAAAAATCGTAAAATTTATAAGGATTGA
- a CDS encoding winged helix-turn-helix transcriptional regulator: MQDNEILILEELEKNSNITQRDLSEKTGLSLGMVNILLKKFIKKGFFKLERLNSKSFRYILTPERFKEKSKKTIEYMKIYYRRTLLIK, encoded by the coding sequence ATGCAAGATAATGAGATACTCATTTTAGAAGAATTAGAAAAGAATTCTAATATAACTCAAAGAGATCTTTCAGAAAAAACAGGTTTATCCTTGGGAATGGTGAATATACTTTTAAAAAAGTTCATCAAAAAAGGATTTTTCAAATTAGAAAGGTTAAACAGTAAGAGTTTCAGGTACATATTAACCCCAGAAAGATTCAAAGAAAAGAGTAAAAAAACAATAGAGTATATGAAAATATACTATAGAAGAACATTGTTGATAAAGTAA
- a CDS encoding glycosyltransferase family 4 protein produces the protein MSKKILILANHIDWVFSLRKELIERFIKDYSVIISIPYKKTEKIEYFKNIGCEFKYVKYEARSTNIFKELDLIKEYKKIIKQIKPDIILTYTIKPNIYGTYVAKKYKIPIILNITGLGSGFNNNSIKHLVTNMYKYACKNASFIFFQNEDNYRYFIDNKIAEKAKSKILPGSGVNLEKFKPTKKSKDDGITRFLFIGRIMKEKGIEEYLEAAKYISNKYSNVEFQILGPFEEEKYKEVILNLNNSKIKYLGISEDVRDQIKEVDCIINPTYHEGMSNVLLEGAAMGKPLIATNIPGCREIVEDGANGYLFEPKNTQKLIEKIEQFLKLSPSEREKLGTAGRQKVEENFDRNIVIKAYLETLRKILN, from the coding sequence GTGTCAAAGAAAATATTAATTCTAGCTAATCATATAGATTGGGTGTTTTCTTTAAGGAAAGAACTTATTGAAAGATTTATAAAAGATTATAGTGTTATCATTTCAATACCTTATAAAAAAACTGAAAAAATCGAATATTTTAAAAATATAGGGTGTGAATTTAAATATGTAAAATATGAAGCAAGATCTACTAACATTTTTAAAGAACTTGATTTAATAAAAGAATATAAAAAAATAATTAAACAAATAAAACCCGATATAATATTGACCTATACAATAAAACCAAATATATATGGAACTTACGTAGCTAAAAAATACAAGATACCTATTATTCTCAACATAACAGGGTTAGGATCTGGTTTTAATAATAATAGTATTAAACATTTGGTAACAAATATGTACAAATACGCTTGTAAAAATGCTTCTTTCATTTTTTTTCAAAATGAAGATAATTATAGATATTTTATAGACAATAAAATTGCAGAAAAAGCTAAATCCAAAATTCTACCAGGTTCAGGTGTTAATTTAGAAAAGTTTAAGCCTACGAAAAAATCAAAAGATGATGGGATAACAAGATTCCTTTTCATAGGTCGAATTATGAAAGAAAAAGGCATAGAAGAGTACTTAGAAGCTGCAAAATACATTTCTAATAAATATTCAAACGTAGAATTTCAAATCTTAGGCCCATTTGAAGAGGAAAAGTATAAAGAAGTAATTTTAAACCTTAACAACTCAAAAATAAAGTATTTAGGAATCTCTGAAGACGTAAGAGATCAAATTAAAGAAGTAGATTGCATTATAAACCCTACTTACCATGAAGGAATGTCAAATGTTCTATTAGAAGGAGCGGCTATGGGGAAGCCTCTTATTGCAACTAATATCCCAGGATGCAGAGAAATAGTTGAAGATGGCGCAAATGGGTATTTGTTTGAACCAAAAAACACACAAAAACTAATAGAAAAAATAGAACAGTTTTTAAAGTTATCTCCTTCCGAAAGGGAGAAGCTCGGGACAGCTGGAAGACAAAAAGTTGAAGAAAACTTCGACAGAAACATTGTGATAAAAGCATACCTTGAAACACTTAGAAAGATACTAAATTAG
- a CDS encoding glycosyltransferase family 39 protein: protein MIAAKSKENIAENLLMVLLITILGMVILSFPIEEGIGFVSFLGILIITLIIGAKNPSIKVALLIAFIVRFTLALIQFYAFPLPDSTADAVTFERVAWDMASQGNLIQTFTFGARFYSWIISIFYSLFGVRSPLFMQSLNVLLGILIVFNVYKITKIIYNDERVSSIAALIASLYPTLALYSAITLREAFFTYFASAGIIFFVKWLKENNISTFLLAIILFLLSSLFHTAGFFLIISAFLVLLFEVFKFLKKMKLPVRRITLVFFGIIVIVFMITSGVGTDKIIGFLISEDPAEALITTQIAYQRGRTAFPAFLIQDSLIGTILVLPIRFLYFVFSPFIWDISAAADIVGLIDALILIILFWNIFKFKRYDQNKDVVKIMTFFLILTLLTTSLGVNNVGAAIRHRTKFVPIIISLASYNLFYNSKVFRFIRSIFIT from the coding sequence TTGATTGCAGCAAAATCAAAAGAAAATATAGCAGAAAATTTATTAATGGTTTTGTTAATAACAATTTTAGGAATGGTAATTCTTTCTTTTCCCATTGAAGAAGGTATAGGTTTTGTTTCTTTTTTAGGAATTTTGATCATCACCTTAATAATTGGGGCTAAAAATCCTTCAATCAAAGTAGCTTTATTAATTGCCTTTATTGTTAGATTTACTCTTGCTTTAATACAGTTTTACGCTTTTCCCTTACCAGATTCTACAGCAGATGCCGTTACTTTTGAGAGAGTTGCTTGGGATATGGCTTCTCAAGGGAATTTAATCCAAACCTTCACTTTTGGTGCTCGTTTCTATTCTTGGATAATTAGTATTTTTTATTCCTTATTTGGTGTCCGAAGTCCCTTGTTTATGCAATCTTTAAATGTTTTACTTGGTATTTTAATAGTATTCAATGTATACAAGATAACGAAAATAATATATAATGATGAACGTGTAAGCTCCATAGCTGCTTTAATCGCCTCACTATATCCAACTTTAGCGCTGTACTCTGCAATAACTCTAAGAGAAGCCTTTTTCACTTATTTTGCAAGTGCAGGAATTATATTTTTTGTAAAATGGTTAAAAGAGAATAATATAAGCACATTCTTATTGGCTATTATTCTTTTTTTACTTTCATCTTTATTCCATACTGCTGGATTTTTCTTAATAATTTCAGCTTTCTTAGTCCTGCTTTTCGAAGTATTCAAATTTTTAAAGAAAATGAAGTTACCCGTGAGGAGAATTACTTTAGTATTTTTTGGAATAATTGTTATTGTTTTTATGATCACAAGCGGAGTAGGAACTGACAAAATTATTGGTTTCTTAATTTCCGAAGATCCAGCAGAAGCTTTAATAACAACGCAAATTGCATATCAAAGGGGAAGAACAGCTTTCCCAGCTTTTTTAATACAGGATTCTTTAATTGGAACGATATTAGTTTTACCCATTAGATTTTTATATTTTGTTTTTTCACCGTTTATCTGGGATATTTCTGCAGCTGCTGATATAGTCGGTCTAATTGATGCACTAATTCTTATCATTCTATTTTGGAATATATTCAAATTCAAAAGATATGATCAAAATAAAGATGTGGTAAAAATCATGACTTTTTTTCTAATACTAACATTACTAACAACTTCATTAGGTGTGAATAATGTTGGGGCTGCAATAAGGCACAGAACAAAGTTTGTTCCCATAATTATTTCACTAGCATCTTATAATCTTTTTTACAATTCAAAAGTTTTTAGGTTTATCAGGAGTATTTTTATAACCTAA
- a CDS encoding glycosyltransferase family 2 protein, whose protein sequence is MVKISVIIPAYNVENYIEKTLKSLTLQTFKDFEVIIVNDGSTDNTENKINSILKNADFPWKLLKQQNQGASAARNKGLSEVKGEYVSFLDGDDYYNVFFLEKMYNKAKENDYDMVVCSYILISENEKIISKSLQLDDLLGKPLNGKDFLKIILQKEIQPTISSIIFKKKLLIDNNLIFTKKCTNGEDVEFSIKALFHSRLVISVPEPLVFYVKRKSSASQESTVRVFHFVGAMKRVLRYLEKNHAEDELLFLIKHKRIPQAYITSLAKISKSKNPENKKILLKVIKNPKVKETLLNYQPKSWKEKLKLKTLIYFPRLFYLVYNKRLNNLALLQKVWVEKMKDKLMIK, encoded by the coding sequence ATGGTAAAAATATCTGTGATTATACCTGCGTATAATGTTGAGAATTATATAGAAAAGACATTAAAAAGTTTAACTCTTCAGACGTTTAAAGATTTTGAAGTAATTATTGTTAATGATGGTTCTACCGATAATACTGAAAACAAAATAAATTCGATCTTAAAAAATGCAGATTTTCCCTGGAAATTGTTAAAACAACAAAATCAGGGCGCCAGTGCAGCAAGAAATAAGGGGTTATCTGAAGTAAAAGGAGAATATGTTTCCTTTCTTGACGGCGATGATTATTACAATGTTTTTTTTCTTGAAAAAATGTATAATAAAGCCAAGGAAAATGATTATGATATGGTTGTTTGCAGTTATATCTTAATCTCAGAAAATGAAAAAATTATCTCTAAATCGTTACAATTAGACGATCTTTTAGGTAAACCTTTGAATGGTAAAGATTTTCTAAAAATAATTTTGCAAAAAGAGATCCAGCCAACGATAAGCAGTATTATTTTCAAAAAAAAGTTATTGATCGACAATAATTTAATATTTACAAAAAAATGTACTAACGGAGAAGATGTGGAATTTTCGATAAAAGCTTTATTTCATTCTAGATTAGTAATTAGCGTTCCTGAACCTTTGGTGTTTTATGTCAAAAGGAAATCTTCTGCTAGCCAAGAAAGTACAGTAAGAGTCTTTCACTTTGTTGGAGCTATGAAAAGAGTTCTAAGGTACTTAGAAAAAAATCATGCTGAGGATGAATTATTATTTTTAATAAAGCACAAACGAATACCTCAAGCTTATATCACTTCGCTTGCCAAAATTTCTAAAAGTAAAAATCCTGAGAATAAAAAGATCTTATTAAAAGTTATTAAGAACCCAAAAGTCAAAGAGACTCTACTTAATTACCAACCAAAAAGTTGGAAAGAAAAGTTGAAATTGAAGACCTTAATTTATTTTCCCAGATTATTTTATTTAGTATATAATAAAAGATTAAATAACCTGGCTCTCCTCCAAAAAGTGTGGGTAGAAAAAATGAAAGATAAACTTATGATTAAATAA
- a CDS encoding NAD-dependent epimerase/dehydratase family protein, translated as MSNVLVTGGAGFVGYHLSKKILDNNFSTIILDNLDDYYDIELKLKRLSLLGIDTSEIKYGKEQKSKMYHNLGFVRGDICDKELVEDLFSKNNLDYVVHMAARSGARNSFSNPLEYIKNNVEGTTNILEIANRYNVKHFLFTSSSSVYGNMEENKDMSELKPISLYGATKLSAEIIAETYAKSKKLPITISRLFSVYGPLGRPDGFIYKCIESIKNEISIELFNNGEMWRDFIYVKDVSEILFRILLSIPERGFKVYDVGSGKATKITEVLQILEEILGKKSIVKNISGSKNESIITKAHNELIYQDVNLEKVSDLKANLTDFLQTQKVY; from the coding sequence ATGTCAAATGTTCTTGTAACAGGTGGAGCTGGATTCGTTGGATATCACCTTTCTAAAAAGATTTTAGACAATAACTTTTCAACTATAATTTTAGACAATTTGGATGATTATTACGATATCGAACTAAAATTAAAAAGATTGTCTCTTTTAGGAATTGATACTTCAGAAATCAAATATGGAAAAGAGCAAAAAAGTAAAATGTATCACAATCTTGGATTTGTAAGAGGAGATATATGTGATAAAGAGCTAGTAGAAGATCTCTTTTCTAAAAATAACCTAGATTATGTAGTTCATATGGCAGCAAGATCAGGAGCAAGAAATTCATTTTCTAATCCCCTAGAATATATAAAAAATAATGTCGAAGGCACTACTAATATTTTGGAAATTGCGAATAGATATAATGTTAAGCATTTTTTATTCACTTCCTCTAGTTCAGTTTATGGAAATATGGAAGAAAATAAAGATATGAGTGAATTGAAACCTATATCGTTGTATGGAGCTACCAAGTTATCTGCAGAAATAATCGCAGAAACATATGCCAAATCAAAAAAACTTCCAATAACAATATCAAGATTATTCTCCGTTTACGGCCCCTTAGGAAGACCAGATGGGTTTATATATAAATGTATAGAAAGCATAAAAAATGAAATATCTATTGAACTTTTTAACAATGGGGAAATGTGGCGTGACTTTATTTACGTAAAAGACGTGAGCGAAATATTATTTAGAATACTACTATCAATTCCTGAAAGGGGCTTCAAAGTATATGATGTGGGAAGTGGAAAAGCTACTAAAATAACCGAAGTGCTTCAAATCTTGGAAGAAATCTTAGGTAAAAAGTCAATAGTAAAAAATATCAGCGGAAGTAAAAACGAAAGCATAATAACAAAAGCGCATAATGAATTGATCTATCAAGATGTAAACCTCGAAAAAGTATCTGATTTGAAAGCAAATCTAACAGATTTTTTACAAACTCAGAAGGTCTATTAA
- a CDS encoding NAD-dependent epimerase, which yields MISNYKKLDNTKTYLVTGAAGFIGFHLSKRLLNEGCSVIGLDNLNDYYDVNLKKDRLNILNQQEKFKFKYVDLKDKEKLENIFKESKIDIVVNLAAQAGVRYSIQNPDVYIQSNVVGFLNILEMCRHYKIEHLVYASSSSVYGLNIKMPFSVHDNVDHPLSLYAATKKSNELMAHTYSHLYGLPTTGLRFFTVYGPWGRPDMALFLFTEAILNDKPIKVFNYGKMKRDFTYIDDIIEGVVRVLNNPPQPNPNWDKRNPDPGTSSAPYKVYNIGNNNPVELMKFIETLEDKLGKKAKKEFLPMQDGDVPETYAEIDDLVKDFGFKPSTSLNEGIERFVEWYKEYY from the coding sequence TTGATATCTAACTACAAAAAACTAGATAACACAAAAACATATTTAGTAACAGGTGCAGCTGGCTTTATAGGATTTCATCTCTCTAAAAGATTATTAAACGAAGGATGCAGTGTAATTGGATTGGACAACTTAAACGATTATTATGATGTAAACCTAAAAAAGGATCGGTTAAACATTTTAAATCAACAAGAAAAATTCAAATTTAAATATGTCGATTTAAAAGATAAAGAAAAATTAGAAAATATATTCAAAGAAAGTAAGATAGATATCGTCGTTAATCTAGCGGCTCAGGCTGGGGTAAGATACTCTATTCAAAATCCTGATGTTTACATTCAATCCAACGTAGTTGGTTTTCTAAATATATTAGAAATGTGTAGGCATTACAAAATAGAACATTTAGTTTATGCTTCATCGAGTTCAGTCTACGGATTGAATATAAAAATGCCTTTTTCGGTTCATGATAATGTAGACCATCCCTTAAGCTTGTATGCAGCAACTAAAAAGTCTAACGAATTGATGGCACACACTTACAGTCATTTATATGGACTACCAACAACAGGCTTGAGATTTTTTACTGTTTATGGCCCGTGGGGAAGACCCGATATGGCATTATTCTTATTCACTGAAGCTATTCTTAATGACAAACCAATAAAAGTATTCAATTATGGTAAAATGAAAAGAGATTTTACATACATTGACGATATAATTGAAGGGGTAGTAAGGGTATTAAACAACCCACCGCAACCAAATCCTAATTGGGATAAAAGAAACCCAGATCCCGGAACAAGTAGCGCTCCTTACAAAGTATACAACATTGGGAACAATAACCCTGTAGAATTGATGAAATTCATTGAAACATTAGAAGATAAATTAGGTAAAAAAGCAAAAAAAGAATTCTTACCTATGCAAGATGGAGACGTACCAGAAACCTACGCCGAGATAGATGATTTAGTAAAAGATTTTGGATTTAAACCAAGTACCAGTTTAAATGAAGGAATTGAACGATTTGTTGAGTGGTATAAGGAGTATTATTAA